A DNA window from Polyodon spathula isolate WHYD16114869_AA unplaced genomic scaffold, ASM1765450v1 scaffolds_74, whole genome shotgun sequence contains the following coding sequences:
- the LOC121308007 gene encoding 14-3-3 protein gamma-B: protein SQVSCFSQVTELNEALSNEERNLLSVAYKNVVGARRSSWRVVSSIEQKTSADGNEKKIEMVRAYREKIEKELETVCQDVLNLLDNFLIKNCSETQHESKVFYLKMKGDYYRYLAEVATGEKRATVVESSEKAYNEAHEISKEHMQPTHPIRLGLALNYSVFYYEIQNAPEQACHLAKTAFDDAIAELDTLNEDSYKDSTLIMQLLRDNLTLWTSDQQDDDAGETNN, encoded by the coding sequence TCTCAAGTGTCTTGTTTCTCGCAGGTGACGGAGCTGAACGAGGCCCTTTCCAACGAGGAGAGGAACCTGCTGTCTGTGGCGTACAAGAACGTGGTGGGGGCCAGACGTTCATCCTGGAGGGTGGTCAGCAGCATTGAGCAGAAGACCTCCGCCGACGGCAACGAGAAGAAGATTGAGATGGTCCGGGCTTACCGCGAGAAGATCGAGAAAGAGCTGGAGACAGTGTGCCAGGACGTGCTCAACCTGCTGGACAACTTCCTGATCAAGAACTGCAGCGAGACGCAGCACGAGAGCAAGGTCTTCTACCTGAAGATGAAGGGAGACTACTACCGCTACCTGGCCGAGGTGGCGACGGGGGAGAAGCGGGCGACGGTGGTGGAGTCCTCGGAGAAGGCTTACAACGAGGCGCACGAGATCAGCAAGGAGCACATGCAGCCCACCCACCCCATCCGCCTGGGCCTCGCCTTGAATTACTCTGTTTTCTACTACGAGATCCAAAACGCACCCGAGCAAGCCTGCCACCTGGCCAAAACCGCCTTTGACGACGCCATTGCCGAGCTGGACACCCTCAACGAAGACTCCTACAAGGACTCGACGCTCATCATGCAGCTCCTGCGAGACAACTTGACACTCTGGACAAGCGACCAGCAGGACGACGACGCCGGAGAGACCAACAACTAG